The genomic segment TGCGTTCGGCCGCGGCCAGGGCGCCTTCCTGCCAGATCGGCAGCCAGCGTTCCACCTTCGGCGCCACGATCGCCGTCGCCGTGCGGAGGAACTCGCGCATGGGGCTGTCGTCGCCGTCCTGCGAGGCTTCCCGCAGCACCAGGTAACCCTCGACAGCCAGGTCACGGCGTCGCCGAGCCGCCGCGTCCGCCTCCGGGCCTTCCTTCGCGGGCAGAACGGCTGCTTCCGCGTACGCGTCCGGGTCGGCCAGCACGTCCGGCGGGAAGGTGAACACCGCGTCGCCCGCTTCGGGGAGGCCGCTGTTCTGCATCAGCACGGTGATCCGCAGGTTGTCCCGCTGGATCATCCGGTGCACGGTCCCCGGCGTGAACCAGACGATCGAGCCTGCCGACAGGTCGTGCTCCTCGTACCCGGACACGGTCAGCGTCTGCACCGCGCCCAGCCCGCCGGTGACCACATACGCCTCGGTGCAGGTCAGGTGCACGTGCGGGCTCCCGCCGCGCACCCCGTCCTCGGCCAGCCATTCGTAGCAGCTCAAGTGCGAAACCCCGACCGCGCCGGGAAGCGGGACATGCGACATCGCGCGTTCTCCTGCCAGCAGTTCCTACCGCTTGGCGCCATAACGAGCGCGGGCGGCTCGGACGTCGAACACCGAGCCTGCCACGGAAGCCACCGCGGCGGCCAGCCCCAGGAACCGGCCCAGCGCCGGTTCGATCGACACCCCACCGGCCTGCAGCACCCCGCGCTGGTCCTCGCTGAACTGCCAGTCGATCAACCACCAGCCGAGCACCAGCAACAGCAGCGACAACACCGCCACGATCAGCCACAGGTGCGGCAGCCCGTTCACCCGCGCCACCCGCGACTGGCCGAACACCACCGCGGCCACCCCCGCGACGAGCAGCAGGATCGGCGCGGACCAGGCGAAGAAGCCCGAATGCCACGCCGTCCGCACCACGTCACCGGCGGGCAGCTCGCGCAACGCCTCGGCGACCTCGGGATCGGCCGCCCGCAGCGCGGTCCAGGGCAGGAACATGGCCACGAACGCCACGATCCCCGCCCCGAACCCGAGCCACTGCCACCACGGCACCTGCCGGAGACTCAAGCGCCGACGCGTTCCAGGACCAGTTCGCGGACGCGCTTGGCGTCGGCCTGGCCCTTGGTCGCCTTCATCACGTCACCGACGATCTTGCCCGCCGCCTGCACCTTGCCGCCGCGGATCTTCTCCGCGATGTCCGGGTTCGCCGCGAGCGCCTCGTCGACCGCCTGGTACAGCGCCGAGTCGTCCGAGACGACCTTCAGGCCGCGCTTCTCCACGACCTCGTCCGGCTCGCCTTCACCGGCCAGCACCCCGTCGACGACCTCGCGGGCCATCTTGTTCGTCAGCGCGCCTTCGCCGACCAGCGCGATCACCCGCGCCACCTGCGCCGGGCTGATCGCCAGCTCGCCCAGCTCCACGCCGAGCTTGTTGGCCTGCTGGTTCAGGTAGGACACCCACCAGCCACGCGCGTCGGCCGGGCTCGCGCCCTGGTCGACGGTCGCCGCGATCAGGTCCACCGCACCGGCGTTGATCAGGTCGCGCAGTTCGGCGTCGGTCAGGTCCCACTCGGTCTGCACGCGCTTGCGCCGCTCCCACGGCAGCTCCGGCATGGTGCCGCGCAGTTCCTCGACCCACTCGCGGGACGGCGCGATCGGCACCAGGTCGGGCTCCGGGAAGTACCGGTAGTCCTCGGCGGTCTCCTTGGTGCGACCCGGCGAGGTGGTGCCGTCGGCCTCCTGGAAGTGCCGC from the Amycolatopsis magusensis genome contains:
- a CDS encoding cupin: MSHVPLPGAVGVSHLSCYEWLAEDGVRGGSPHVHLTCTEAYVVTGGLGAVQTLTVSGYEEHDLSAGSIVWFTPGTVHRMIQRDNLRITVLMQNSGLPEAGDAVFTFPPDVLADPDAYAEAAVLPAKEGPEADAAARRRRDLAVEGYLVLREASQDGDDSPMREFLRTATAIVAPKVERWLPIWQEGALAAAERTGAQLKALLDGDGSHLTQATVVAATPSRHGGYGMCGRRDEYELPGITAPDALRAAKP